One Cryptomeria japonica chromosome 9, Sugi_1.0, whole genome shotgun sequence genomic window carries:
- the LOC131029757 gene encoding COBRA-like protein 4: MSMRKNVCFFLAFSVLVIVFQSADAYDPLDPLGNITIKWDIMSWTADGYVVAVTMHNFQQYRHVPSPPGWTLGWAWAKKEVIWSMVGAQTTEQGDCSKWKANIPHCCKKTPTVVDLLAGVPYNQQFVNCCKAGALASWAQDPPNSIASFQISVGNSGNTNKTVKLPKNFTLLAPGPGYTCGPAKKVPASLFFTPDRRRTTQALMTWNVTCTYSQFLAQKNPTCCVSFSSFYNDTITPCPNCACTCRKNLTQPGCIESDSPILKNPGINSPTKNLMPLLQCTRHMCPIRVHWHVKLNYKSYWRVKITITNFNYKMNHTDWTLVAQHPNFNNVTQVFSFNYKPLTPYGSINDTAMFWGEKFYNDMLMQAGVMGSVQSEVLLRKDKETFTLKQGWAFPRRLYFNGDECILPPPDTYPWLPNATPPTLRPHNLSVFIMIFIAAASLFIL; encoded by the exons ATGTCAATGAGGAAGAATGTATGCTTTTTCTTGGCCTTTTCAGTCCTGGTTATTGTCTTTCAATCAGCTG ATGCATATGATCCACTAGATCCATTGGGGAATATAACAATCAAATGGGATATCATGTCCTGGACTGCAGATGGCTATGTT GTGGCGGTGACCATGCACAATTTTCAGCAGTACAGACATGTGCCGAGCCCTCCTGGATGGACATTGGGGTGGGCATGGGCGAAAAAGGAGGTGATCTGGTCCATGGTGGGTGCTCAGACGACAGAGCAAGGCGATTGCTCTAAATGGAAAGCAAATATTCCCCACTGTTGCAAGAAAACTCCGACTGTTGTGGATCTGCTAGCAGGGGTACCCTACAACCAACAGTTTGTCAATTGCTGCAAAGCAGGGGCGTTGGCATCATGGGCTCAGGATCCTCCCAACTCTATTGCATCCTTCCAAATCAGTGTTGGTAATTCAGGAAACACTAACAAAACTGTGAAATTGCCTAAGAATTTCACTCTATTGGCACCCGGACCAGGTTACACTTGTGGCCCTGCCAAAAAAGTTCCGGCCAGTTTGTTCTTCACTCCAGATCGCCGACGAACCACGCAAGCTCTAA TGACATGGAACGTAACATGCACTTATTCTCAATTCCTGGCTCAGAAGAATCCAACTTGCTGTGTTTCATTCTCTTCATTCTATAACGACACCATAACGCCATGCCCCAATTGTGCTTGCACCTGCCGGAAAAACCTCACTCAGCCTGGCTGTATTGA GAGTGATTCACCCATTTTGAAGAACCCAGGGATAAATTCCCCCACCAAGAATCTGATGCCTCTGTTACAATGTACACGTCACATGTGCCCAATCAGAGTACACTGGCATGTCAAGCTGAATTACAAATCGTACTGGCGAGTGAAAATCACCATCACCAATTTCAACTACAAAATGAACCACACCGATTGGACATTGGTTGCTCAGCACCCAAATTTCAATAATGTCACCCAGGTGTTCAGTTTCAACTATAAGCCATTGACTCCTTATGGCTCTATCA ATGACACTGCAATGTTTTGGGGAGAGAAGTTCTACAATGACATGTTAATGCAGGCTGGAGTGATGGGCAGTGTGCAGTCAGAAGTGCTGCTTCGGAAGGACAAAGAAACTTTCACATTGAAGCAGGGATGGGCTTTTCCTCGGAGATTATATTTCAATGGAGATGAATGTATTTTGCCACCACCAGATACATATCCATGGCTCCCAAATGCCACTCCACCTACTCTGCGCCCACACAATCTCTCTGTTTTCATCATGATTTTCATTGCAGCAGCTTCTTTATTCATCCTATGA